In Deltaproteobacteria bacterium, a single genomic region encodes these proteins:
- the coaBC gene encoding bifunctional phosphopantothenoylcysteine decarboxylase/phosphopantothenate--cysteine ligase CoaBC: MESGSSYRPLAGKTILFGVTGGIAAYKAADHARGLMSMGARVIPILTENAARFVSPLTFSAITGEKAYTDLFDPDWAETIPHITLARKAELFVCMPATANFLAKTASGMADDLLTTIALATSAKRVVFPAMNPAMYENPVTQANIRRLREQGVVVVEPEEGPTACGETGKGRLPGWETIREEILAAVTPQDLVGFTVTVSAGPTREPLDPIRFLSNRSSGLMGYAIARIARRRGARVRLVSGPSSLPCPSGVDLFPVETAADMASAMGRLAKDSDVVIMAAAVADYTPAVRAGQKLKRGTAPISIDFVPAPDILAGLVAARPPGQFIVGFCAETGDVVPKAIEKFRKKKVDLLVANDVSEAGAGFEVETNRVHIVSDTGDVIDLPLLHKEEVAERLWDLIISRMSRSAG, translated from the coding sequence ATGGAATCCGGGTCGTCATACCGTCCCCTTGCCGGAAAGACGATTCTTTTTGGTGTGACCGGCGGGATCGCTGCGTACAAGGCGGCTGATCACGCCCGCGGACTCATGTCCATGGGGGCCCGCGTGATCCCGATCCTCACGGAAAACGCGGCCCGCTTCGTGTCCCCCCTAACCTTTTCTGCCATCACTGGGGAAAAGGCCTATACCGATCTTTTTGACCCAGACTGGGCCGAGACCATCCCCCATATCACACTCGCCAGGAAGGCGGAACTCTTCGTATGCATGCCTGCTACGGCAAATTTCCTCGCAAAGACCGCATCCGGCATGGCCGATGACCTGCTTACAACCATCGCGCTCGCCACCTCGGCAAAACGGGTCGTGTTTCCGGCCATGAACCCGGCCATGTACGAAAATCCAGTGACGCAGGCGAACATCCGGCGCCTGAGGGAACAGGGCGTTGTCGTGGTCGAACCAGAAGAAGGCCCGACCGCGTGTGGCGAGACGGGAAAAGGCCGGCTGCCAGGCTGGGAGACGATCCGGGAAGAGATCCTTGCGGCCGTTACGCCGCAGGATCTTGTAGGATTTACGGTCACGGTGTCCGCTGGCCCTACGAGGGAGCCACTCGACCCGATCCGCTTTCTCTCGAACCGGTCATCCGGGCTCATGGGGTACGCAATCGCCCGCATCGCCCGAAGACGCGGGGCACGGGTCCGGCTTGTGAGCGGCCCGTCATCTCTCCCCTGCCCCTCAGGCGTGGATCTTTTCCCGGTAGAGACGGCGGCCGACATGGCCTCGGCAATGGGAAGGCTCGCAAAGGACTCCGATGTGGTGATCATGGCAGCCGCTGTAGCGGATTACACGCCTGCCGTCCGAGCAGGGCAAAAACTCAAGAGGGGCACAGCCCCCATAAGCATCGATTTTGTTCCCGCCCCTGACATCCTTGCAGGCCTCGTTGCCGCGCGCCCGCCAGGTCAATTCATCGTGGGCTTCTGCGCAGAGACAGGAGACGTGGTCCCTAAGGCCATAGAAAAATTCCGCAAGAAGAAAGTGGACCTTCTCGTAGCAAATGACGTGTCCGAAGCCGGGGCCGGTTTCGAGGTCGAAACAAACCGGGTCCACATCGTCTCAGATACAGGTGATGTCATCGACTTACCCCTTCTCCACAAGGAAGAGGTCGCTGAACGCCTCTGGGACCTGATCATCTCCCGCATGAGCCGTTCGGCTGGCTGA
- the speB gene encoding agmatinase — MVVVPVPFDSTTCYRAGARDGPSHIIAASPHMEFYDEETESEPYLYGIHTLPAVEPVLPPETLARNVRELTEPLHREGRLPVVLGGDHSVSIGAIQAAYRCHGSLNIVQFDAHTDLREGYLGSPFSHASVMRRVWDLGNPIQVGIRSVSREELDFLKVQGSMPIWARDVIADRASSLALLASRLEDRPTYVTIDLDCLDPSIMPAVGTPEPGGLSWTDITAFLRLLSQRTRVIGFDVVELSPIPGYHAADFLAARLVYQFLAYILKG, encoded by the coding sequence GTGGTCGTCGTCCCGGTTCCTTTTGACAGCACCACATGCTACAGGGCTGGTGCGAGGGACGGACCCAGCCATATCATCGCGGCCTCCCCCCACATGGAGTTCTACGATGAGGAGACGGAGTCCGAGCCATATCTTTATGGCATCCATACCCTGCCAGCGGTAGAGCCCGTGCTGCCACCCGAGACCCTTGCCCGTAATGTCAGGGAGCTGACGGAGCCCTTGCACCGCGAGGGGAGGCTCCCTGTCGTACTCGGGGGGGATCACTCCGTGAGCATCGGGGCGATTCAGGCCGCTTACCGGTGTCACGGCTCCCTGAACATCGTCCAGTTCGACGCCCACACAGACCTCAGGGAAGGGTATCTCGGCAGTCCCTTCAGTCATGCATCGGTCATGCGAAGGGTCTGGGATCTGGGGAACCCTATCCAGGTGGGGATCAGGTCCGTCTCCAGGGAGGAACTGGATTTTCTAAAGGTGCAGGGATCCATGCCGATCTGGGCCAGGGATGTCATAGCAGATCGGGCGTCTTCGCTCGCGCTCCTCGCCTCCCGCCTGGAGGATCGCCCTACTTACGTGACCATTGACCTCGATTGTCTTGATCCCTCCATCATGCCCGCTGTAGGGACCCCGGAGCCGGGTGGGCTCTCTTGGACAGACATCACGGCGTTTCTCCGACTTCTCTCTCAAAGGACGCGGGTCATTGGCTTCGACGTCGTGGAGCTCTCTCCCATCCCCGGCTATCATGCAGCGGATTTTCTCGCCGCCCGGCTCGTCTACCAGTTCCTTGCCTACATCCTGAAGGGATAA
- a CDS encoding cupin domain-containing protein, whose product MAVKIGEKIKRLRMANDLTQEELARRTDLTKGYISQLERDLTSPSLATLCDILDVLGETLSDFFEEKAAQEAVVYTGKDRKILASSTSDCRIELLVTASQKRDMEPVLVTLTPGARGPEDRPHHGQEFGYVMEGTLSLAFGRNRHELSAGDCFYFSADKRHSVVNTGPETARILWVVTPPTF is encoded by the coding sequence ATGGCCGTCAAAATAGGCGAGAAAATCAAAAGACTTCGCATGGCAAACGACCTGACACAGGAGGAGCTTGCCCGTAGGACCGACCTCACCAAGGGCTACATAAGCCAGCTCGAGAGGGATCTTACGTCACCCTCCCTTGCGACGCTCTGTGACATCCTCGATGTCCTTGGGGAGACCTTGTCGGATTTCTTCGAAGAAAAGGCGGCTCAGGAGGCAGTCGTGTACACGGGGAAAGACCGAAAGATCCTCGCAAGCTCTACCAGTGATTGCCGCATAGAGCTCCTTGTCACTGCCTCCCAGAAGAGGGACATGGAGCCAGTACTCGTGACCCTTACCCCTGGGGCACGGGGTCCGGAGGACCGACCCCACCACGGCCAGGAGTTCGGCTACGTCATGGAGGGGACCCTCTCCCTCGCCTTCGGGAGGAACAGGCACGAGCTTTCAGCCGGGGACTGTTTCTATTTCTCGGCGGACAAAAGACACTCAGTCGTGAATACCGGACCTGAAACGGCCCGAATATTGTGGGTGGTTACCCCACCGACATTTTGA
- a CDS encoding superoxide dismutase, whose amino-acid sequence MSTKDALDIPVLDRRRFLLASAGIAASFALGGHMEFAHASSSITLPPLPYPENALEPVISARTIGFHYGKHHKGYVDNLNKLIAGTEYADAGLEKIIRETAGRPEKTAIFNNAAQTWNHTFYWSSLKPNGGGEPTGALKKRIVEAFGSVDACRKELAAAAVSQFGSGWAWLVLDNGRVRVVKTGNADTPLTSSMTPLLTIDVWEHAYYLDYQNRRADYVAAVIDKLINWDFAQKNLA is encoded by the coding sequence ATGTCCACGAAAGATGCCTTAGATATCCCTGTCCTCGATCGTCGCCGCTTTCTTTTGGCATCCGCCGGCATTGCCGCTTCATTTGCATTAGGAGGCCATATGGAATTCGCTCACGCATCTTCTTCCATCACCCTGCCCCCACTTCCATATCCTGAAAACGCCCTTGAGCCGGTCATATCGGCCAGGACGATAGGGTTCCATTACGGAAAACACCACAAGGGCTACGTGGACAATCTGAACAAGCTCATCGCCGGGACTGAATATGCGGATGCGGGACTGGAAAAGATCATCCGGGAAACCGCAGGACGCCCAGAAAAAACCGCCATTTTCAATAACGCCGCCCAGACATGGAACCACACGTTCTACTGGTCGAGCCTGAAACCTAATGGCGGCGGGGAACCAACAGGTGCGCTCAAGAAAAGGATCGTCGAGGCATTCGGAAGCGTTGATGCATGCCGCAAAGAGCTCGCGGCCGCAGCCGTCTCCCAGTTCGGAAGCGGATGGGCCTGGCTCGTGCTCGACAACGGCAGGGTCCGGGTAGTAAAGACCGGAAACGCAGATACCCCTTTGACATCCTCCATGACGCCACTTCTAACCATCGATGTATGGGAGCACGCCTATTACCTGGATTACCAGAACCGGAGGGCCGATTACGTAGCAGCCGTCATAGACAAGCTCATCAACTGGGATTTCGCACAGAAAAATCTCGCCTGA
- the speD gene encoding adenosylmethionine decarboxylase, translating into MENIEYGFGQHLMMDGYGCDQSILMDLDRIYDFLSRYPGEINMTKIMPPYVFKYSGLVPEDWGISGFVLIAESHISVHTFPEKLYMSLDIFSCKPFDTEAAIAHIKKIFDIKKVEIRLIDRGLEFPKIIRKVQDYVKNERAQITVS; encoded by the coding sequence ATGGAAAACATCGAATACGGATTCGGGCAGCACCTCATGATGGACGGCTATGGGTGCGATCAATCCATCCTGATGGATCTGGACCGGATCTACGACTTTTTGAGCCGCTATCCCGGCGAGATCAACATGACCAAGATCATGCCTCCGTACGTCTTCAAGTATTCGGGCCTCGTCCCAGAGGACTGGGGGATCTCGGGCTTTGTTCTCATCGCCGAGAGCCATATCAGCGTCCACACCTTTCCGGAAAAGCTCTATATGAGCCTCGATATCTTTTCTTGTAAGCCCTTCGACACCGAGGCCGCCATCGCCCACATCAAGAAGATCTTTGATATCAAGAAGGTGGAGATAAGGCTTATCGACCGAGGTCTCGAGTTTCCCAAGATCATTCGCAAGGTCCAGGACTACGTGAAAAACGAGCGAGCCCAGATAACCGTTTCCTGA